The following nucleotide sequence is from Candidatus Auribacterota bacterium.
CACTACATACACGATGCCGAGCGCGGCCCCACCATCGAGATCATCGCCGCGCGGCTTCGCCAGGTCAACCCGGGACTCCAGATCCTCGCCCTCAGCGCGACCATACGCAACGGCGCCGAGATCGCGCGGTGGCTCGATGCGACGCTCATATCGAGCGAGTGGCGTCCCGTCCCGCTCATCGAGGGCGTCTACTCCGGGAATACAATCTTGTATTCCGATTTCACCACCCGATCGCTGGTCGCGGCGGGCGGGCACCCCGTGGAGGCGCTCGTCAACGACACCGTCGATGAGGGCGGACAGGCGCTGGTATTCGTCAGCTCCCGGCGCTCCACTCACGCCGTGGCTCGGTCTCTCGCGCCGCACGTGCGGCAGAGGCTCACGCCTCAGCAAAAAGCCCTCCTCGGCGATGTCGCCGAACGGGCGGCCGGGGCCCTCTCGGAGCAGACGCATCTCTGCACGGCCCTGGCGGAATCCATCCGCAGCGGCGTTGCCTTCCACCACGCCGGCCTCCACCATGAACAGCGCCGGCTGGTGGAGGACGCGTTTCGCGGAAATCTGATAAAGGTGATCTGCGCGACGCCGACGCTCGCCGCCGGCGTGAACCTCCCCGCCCGCCGGGTGGTGATCCGTGACTGGTGCCGCTACGAGATGGGGCGCGGCATGAAGGCGATCCCGGTGTTCGAGTATAAACAGTTCGCGGGGAGGGCGGGGCGCCCTGGGTACGATTCACAGGGAGAGGCGATACTCATCGCGAAGGAGGAGCGTGACCGAGAGATCCTGTTCGAGCGCTACGTCTCCGCCGACACCGAACCGCTTCGATCGCAGCTCGGCGCGGGCGGGGCGCTCTCCTCCCATCTCCTCGCGTCAATCGCCTCCGGATACACCGCCTCGCACGAGGAGATCATGGACTTTCTCTCACTCACCTTCTTCGCCCTGCAGGAAGAGGTGGGTGCGCTCTCCTGGAAGGTGGAACAGATCATCCAGTTTCTCCTCAACGAAGGTCTGATCTTCGCCCGCGGATCTGGCGATCCCGATTTTCGCCTCACCACCTCGACAATCCTTTCCCCCACCGCGTTCGGGACGATCGTGTCCCAGCTC
It contains:
- a CDS encoding DEAD/DEAH box helicase, coding for MISKLGEKYKIPAALIDVLRDSGYGSLYPPQEEALRSGLLEGKNLVLAIPTAAGKTLVAEICMVTRILRENARCIYVVPLRALASEKYEDFKKRYAPLGISVGLATGEYDMPGSKLARHQILIATSEKVDSLLRQKTHWLSESLSVAVLDEIHYIHDAERGPTIEIIAARLRQVNPGLQILALSATIRNGAEIARWLDATLISSEWRPVPLIEGVYSGNTILYSDFTTRSLVAAGGHPVEALVNDTVDEGGQALVFVSSRRSTHAVARSLAPHVRQRLTPQQKALLGDVAERAAGALSEQTHLCTALAESIRSGVAFHHAGLHHEQRRLVEDAFRGNLIKVICATPTLAAGVNLPARRVVIRDWCRYEMGRGMKAIPVFEYKQFAGRAGRPGYDSQGEAILIAKEERDREILFERYVSADTEPLRSQLGAGGALSSHLLASIASGYTASHEEIMDFLSLTFFALQEEVGALSWKVEQIIQFLLNEGLIFARGSGDPDFRLTTSTILSPTAFGTIVSQLYLDPLSGLTIKRGLQALGERAPSEQCLLHLVCCCPDMGLLSIGKADYEKLINEAFAARNRFLIQCPEDADEAEERRFLQAIHTSHLIGAWIEEKEEEFICEKFRIGPGDIRRLVESADWLLYSAERIASLLEITGAHPALKELRRRVRYGIRRELLELVSLKGIGRVRARNLFRHGYRALDEIRKASVKELSAVPTIGRQIAESIKKQVK